A region of Curvibacter sp. AEP1-3 DNA encodes the following proteins:
- the ddpX gene encoding D-alanyl-D-alanine dipeptidase yields MQKLIAVNPETHDVVLDLVYATSNNISGRPIYQRPICLLHHDAEVCLRQAVRLAAKSGCKLKIFDAFRPHEAQVELWETAVDKLYVADPKIGSNHTRGTAIDLTLVDANGVELDMGTDFDHMTSLSHHFSDQVSEVAQANRLLLLNIMVQAGFKHIPQEWWHYELPEHESHSLIDSAILGKMNPMHQA; encoded by the coding sequence ATGCAAAAACTTATTGCCGTCAATCCCGAAACACATGATGTAGTGCTGGACTTGGTTTACGCCACTTCCAACAATATTTCCGGTAGACCTATCTATCAACGCCCTATTTGTTTACTGCATCACGATGCCGAGGTATGTCTTCGACAAGCCGTTCGTTTGGCTGCGAAATCGGGGTGTAAGCTGAAAATCTTTGATGCCTTTCGTCCGCATGAAGCTCAGGTTGAGTTGTGGGAAACGGCTGTAGATAAGCTCTATGTGGCAGACCCGAAAATTGGATCTAATCACACGAGAGGCACTGCCATTGATCTGACTTTAGTTGACGCAAATGGCGTCGAGTTGGACATGGGAACAGACTTTGATCACATGACCTCGCTGTCGCACCACTTCTCGGATCAAGTTTCAGAGGTAGCGCAGGCCAATCGCTTGCTTCTGCTCAATATCATGGTCCAGGCTGGCTTTAAGCACATACCTCAAGAGTGGTGGCACTATGAATTGCCAGAACATGAAAGTCATTCTTTGATTGACAGTGCGATTCTTGGAAAAATGAATCCAATGCACCAAGCTTGA
- a CDS encoding DUF4062 domain-containing protein, which produces MLQQTIRLFVSSTFSDFQAERAALQTSVFPKLRALCESHGITFQAIDLRWGVSAEHVRRHLTMDVCLEEVRRCLQESPKPNFLGMLGDRWGWQPAPSCIRVALFEALQQSLQNEEDRTFLEGCYPTSSLDLNALPHTRSLQLGGTTDSAHNEVRLRELMEAHLDRLPFTSEEKAFLALSATAMEFQVALLDPADSASLYDSALVVNRTIAGLPMDATVDPYLDVQEGRINPLHKERVSKLKQHLGTLLEPSRLLVYSEHWLGRPDVGAAVGLNPEISHNSLPSFIQQVLATLTQQIQLKIDSLVDRSAAQLEQQLHAAFGAEACRIFAGRLVDRAALLGVLQTPSLQQTPTLVLGAAGGGVTTLIARAVADYSNVSAVRTVVRYINSTPSASTAKALIMDLFAQINPGQSVPNLPSRIQAALEKLLSENPCTWILDGLDHLPGQDARWLLSCIPKHLPQGSAVLFSCAQSSPLANAPDTAHMRKHFISTLTLEDGIAMLDAWLADGSRPRSLTGDQREEVLRAFSLSGSSPLYLRMAAQQARRWKHSDAVPRLAEDINSMVVSYFHWLTHDSLHGQVFLRTTLALIGASRSGIAEVELLDILSQDPAVLREYANSNPFAPDIGRLPDIIWSRLYAELKPFLALTDAQTRPVVRFRHREFQQVVVKQTLTGEFGLSIRMRLVNYFENQRNQITVGDYAPLRMRPFHEIPWQLMQSGQYEELRNFLVQPGVIRSMMDSYNIHPGKDVIIGNLVQDLAIYWTALQQRGYEPRTELLQSIKAHRSTVEESVKTHVAGPTLDQINIPQLAQNMMTVQVDRLLNYLGEGGLGSEINRPALLGEEASVISEIFQPLEVLTEFFELKRQQLVLRHRIKSDVQVTGHTAKEKADRLIDLTEKLKGSVSVAQRFIAEFELGASNSDETFGVGYLGAINWWPLAQAYYLIDQPDRAIATFQDVIERLANAPAQEFLAQLIEAKMQFAGALRSVQRYSEACEGFIEVVELMDGAGLAWQGRIPALLGDTFNIALEAEIDARQLAVLQRLAGFRAKYFQIDNALQETINLMLTITHHPCQAGASYSPEMQELLLKVCRTGLGLLMESKRFEETRRWAASCLPAYEKVFGIDGERSIALRGIAEPSRMT; this is translated from the coding sequence ATGCTCCAACAAACCATACGCCTATTTGTTTCATCAACTTTCAGTGACTTTCAGGCAGAACGTGCAGCTCTGCAGACTTCTGTCTTTCCAAAGCTCAGGGCATTGTGCGAGTCACATGGGATTACGTTTCAAGCCATAGACCTGCGCTGGGGCGTCAGCGCAGAACATGTCAGACGCCATTTAACTATGGATGTTTGTCTGGAAGAGGTGAGGCGATGTCTTCAAGAGTCGCCCAAACCCAACTTTCTGGGCATGTTGGGCGACCGTTGGGGATGGCAACCAGCACCCAGCTGCATAAGAGTGGCCTTGTTTGAAGCACTTCAACAATCATTGCAAAACGAAGAAGACCGGACGTTCCTAGAAGGCTGCTACCCCACTTCCAGCTTGGACCTCAATGCATTGCCGCACACCCGAAGCCTGCAATTGGGGGGCACAACGGACAGCGCCCACAACGAGGTACGGTTACGTGAGTTAATGGAGGCTCACTTAGACCGACTCCCTTTCACATCAGAGGAGAAGGCATTTCTCGCGTTATCAGCAACAGCGATGGAGTTTCAGGTGGCACTACTAGACCCTGCAGACTCTGCATCTCTTTACGACAGTGCATTGGTAGTGAACCGAACCATTGCCGGTTTACCCATGGATGCCACCGTCGATCCTTATCTCGACGTTCAAGAAGGCCGAATTAACCCGCTGCACAAAGAACGTGTTTCAAAGTTGAAACAGCATCTGGGCACGCTTCTAGAGCCATCGCGATTGTTGGTTTATTCGGAGCATTGGCTGGGTCGGCCAGACGTTGGCGCGGCAGTTGGACTAAATCCAGAGATATCCCATAACAGCCTGCCATCGTTTATCCAGCAAGTATTGGCCACGCTTACGCAGCAAATTCAGCTGAAGATCGACAGCCTGGTAGACCGCTCTGCGGCTCAGTTGGAGCAACAGCTTCACGCAGCGTTTGGCGCAGAGGCTTGCCGTATCTTTGCCGGGCGATTGGTGGATCGCGCAGCTCTGCTGGGAGTGCTTCAGACCCCTAGCCTGCAGCAAACCCCAACACTGGTGCTAGGTGCTGCAGGGGGCGGCGTGACCACGCTGATTGCGCGTGCAGTAGCCGACTACTCGAATGTCAGTGCGGTACGCACAGTCGTTCGCTACATCAACTCCACGCCGAGTGCTTCCACGGCAAAGGCTCTGATTATGGACCTGTTTGCTCAGATTAATCCGGGACAGTCTGTACCAAACTTACCCTCGCGCATACAAGCGGCTCTCGAAAAGCTACTGTCCGAGAACCCATGCACTTGGATCCTCGATGGCTTAGACCATCTGCCTGGCCAAGATGCGCGGTGGCTACTGTCCTGCATTCCGAAGCACCTGCCGCAAGGCTCAGCGGTACTCTTTAGCTGCGCCCAGTCGAGTCCGCTGGCAAATGCGCCTGACACTGCGCACATGCGCAAACACTTCATTAGCACGTTGACTTTAGAAGACGGTATAGCCATGCTGGACGCTTGGTTAGCCGATGGTTCAAGGCCCAGGTCCCTAACCGGCGACCAAAGAGAAGAGGTTTTGCGGGCATTCAGTCTCTCAGGCAGCTCGCCACTATACCTGCGAATGGCCGCGCAACAGGCGCGTCGTTGGAAGCATTCGGATGCGGTCCCTCGTCTTGCTGAAGACATCAACTCCATGGTCGTCAGCTACTTTCACTGGCTGACACACGACTCATTGCATGGACAAGTCTTTCTGCGAACTACCTTGGCACTTATCGGCGCAAGCCGATCCGGCATTGCGGAGGTCGAACTGCTGGACATCCTTTCGCAAGATCCAGCGGTGCTCAGAGAATATGCCAACAGCAATCCCTTCGCACCGGACATCGGCCGATTGCCCGACATCATCTGGTCCCGACTGTATGCTGAACTAAAACCATTCTTGGCCTTAACTGATGCACAGACGCGCCCTGTGGTGCGCTTTCGGCACCGCGAATTTCAGCAGGTTGTTGTAAAGCAAACGCTGACTGGCGAATTTGGCCTATCCATACGGATGCGCTTGGTTAACTATTTTGAAAATCAGCGTAACCAAATCACCGTGGGTGATTACGCTCCCCTGCGCATGCGGCCTTTTCACGAAATTCCCTGGCAGTTAATGCAGTCGGGCCAATATGAAGAGCTGAGGAATTTCCTGGTACAGCCAGGCGTCATTCGCAGCATGATGGACAGCTACAACATCCATCCAGGTAAGGACGTAATCATTGGAAACTTGGTGCAGGATCTCGCAATCTACTGGACAGCACTGCAACAGCGAGGATATGAGCCGCGTACAGAACTTCTGCAAAGTATTAAGGCTCACCGCAGCACGGTTGAAGAGTCGGTCAAGACCCATGTTGCGGGTCCCACTTTAGATCAGATAAATATCCCACAGCTCGCCCAAAATATGATGACGGTGCAGGTTGACCGGCTGCTCAACTACCTAGGCGAAGGCGGTTTGGGAAGCGAAATAAATCGACCAGCCCTCTTGGGCGAGGAAGCGTCAGTAATAAGCGAGATCTTTCAACCTTTGGAGGTCCTGACCGAGTTTTTCGAGTTAAAGCGACAGCAGTTGGTATTGCGGCACCGGATTAAAAGTGACGTCCAAGTCACCGGCCACACTGCCAAAGAAAAGGCCGATCGCCTAATCGACCTTACCGAAAAGCTGAAAGGGTCCGTGAGCGTAGCCCAGCGATTCATTGCCGAATTTGAACTGGGCGCCTCCAACAGTGACGAGACGTTTGGTGTAGGTTACCTAGGTGCCATCAATTGGTGGCCCCTGGCGCAAGCCTACTATTTGATTGACCAACCAGATCGAGCGATCGCTACGTTTCAGGATGTAATTGAGCGGCTAGCGAATGCGCCCGCCCAAGAGTTTCTGGCTCAACTGATTGAAGCAAAGATGCAATTTGCTGGGGCGCTGCGTTCTGTGCAACGCTATAGCGAGGCATGCGAAGGATTTATTGAAGTGGTCGAACTCATGGATGGCGCCGGGCTAGCTTGGCAGGGGCGCATACCAGCGCTATTGGGCGACACCTTCAACATTGCCCTCGAGGCTGAAATCGATGCACGCCAATTGGCTGTACTACAACGTCTAGCTGGCTTTAGAGCAAAGTATTTTCAAATCGACAACGCTCTTCAAGAAACGATCAACTTGATGCTAACCATCACGCACCACCCTTGCCAAGCCGGAGCCAGCTACTCCCCAGAAATGCAAGAGCTGTTGCTCAAGGTTTGCCGCACCGGACTGGGCTTGCTTATGGAGTCCAAGCGCTTCGAGGAAACACGCAGATGGGCGGCGTCTTGCTTGCCCGCCTACGAGAAAGTGTTTGGTATCGATGGTGAGCGATCCATTGCGCTGCGCGGTATTGCCGAACCCTCTCGAATGACGTAG